In Nocardioides marinus, one DNA window encodes the following:
- a CDS encoding substrate-binding domain-containing protein, producing the protein MKTPTIRRAVLPGVAALALALTGCAASNEGGSDETGGVEAGTLSGQYTVGGASSQEAAQLAWTTGFADVQPDVTMTYEPIGSGGGRENFIAGGYMLAGSDSYLKDDEGELTDATERCGGEEPIEIPNYVSPIAVIFNVDGVDELKLSPETLGAIFAGDIKQWDDEAIAETNPDADLPSAPINPVHRSDESGTTGNFTNYLATRAADTWTAGELEVWPKEFGGEGAQGTSGVVSAVTDGKNAIGYADASQAGDLGKALIGVGDDFVGPTAEAAAKILEVSPKAESAGDNQLIFDLDYNTEESGTYPIVLTSYLLACMTYEDQAEADVTKAYISYILSDDGQEFAASEAGSAPLADSLQEQAMAIVEQISAG; encoded by the coding sequence GTGAAGACCCCCACCATCCGTCGCGCGGTCCTCCCCGGCGTCGCCGCTCTGGCCCTCGCCCTGACCGGCTGCGCCGCCTCCAACGAGGGCGGCAGCGACGAGACCGGCGGTGTCGAGGCCGGCACCCTCTCGGGCCAGTACACCGTCGGCGGCGCCTCGTCGCAGGAGGCCGCCCAGCTGGCCTGGACGACCGGCTTCGCCGACGTGCAGCCCGACGTCACCATGACCTACGAGCCCATCGGCTCCGGCGGCGGCCGCGAGAACTTCATCGCCGGCGGCTACATGCTGGCCGGCTCGGACTCCTACCTCAAGGACGACGAGGGCGAGCTGACCGACGCCACCGAGCGCTGCGGCGGCGAGGAGCCCATCGAGATCCCCAACTACGTCTCCCCGATCGCGGTGATCTTCAACGTCGACGGTGTCGACGAGCTGAAGCTCTCCCCGGAGACCCTCGGCGCGATCTTCGCCGGCGACATCAAGCAGTGGGACGACGAGGCCATCGCCGAGACCAACCCCGACGCCGACCTGCCGAGCGCCCCGATCAACCCGGTGCACCGCTCCGACGAGTCCGGCACCACCGGCAACTTCACCAACTACCTCGCCACCCGCGCGGCCGACACCTGGACCGCCGGCGAGCTCGAGGTGTGGCCCAAGGAGTTCGGCGGCGAGGGTGCCCAGGGCACCTCGGGCGTCGTGTCCGCCGTGACCGACGGCAAGAACGCCATCGGCTACGCCGACGCCTCGCAGGCCGGCGACCTGGGCAAGGCCCTCATCGGTGTCGGCGACGACTTCGTCGGCCCGACCGCCGAGGCCGCGGCCAAGATCCTCGAGGTCTCCCCGAAGGCCGAGTCCGCCGGTGACAACCAGCTGATCTTCGACCTCGACTACAACACCGAGGAGTCCGGCACCTACCCGATCGTGCTGACCAGCTACCTGCTGGCCTGCATGACCTACGAGGACCAGGCCGAGGCCGACGTCACCAAGGCCTACATCTCCTACATCCTCAGCGACGACGGCCAGGAGTTCGCCGCGAGCGAGGCCGGCTCGGCCCCGCTGGCCGACAGCCTGCAGGAGCAGGCCATGGCCATCGTCGAGCAGATCTCGGCCGGCTGA
- a CDS encoding NUDIX hydrolase, which translates to MASQPRRAADVVAAGAVVFRPGREVLLVHRQKYDDWSFPKGKLDPREHAATAAVREVEEETGLHVRLGPPLATLRYATGSKMKTVHYWQGRAVGDDDVSSYEPNAEIDRVAWVDRDEAAGLLTYARDRALLQDAVRLRKPTTALVVLRHAHARSRKAWRGDDRLRPLLSGGRDEAFRLVPVLAAYDVGRVVSSGSTRCLETVAPYVETVGLEVERRKELSEECSDPERTARVVREVAEQCDTTRRGTLLCSHRPVLPAVFAALGVADPRLEPGEMFVVHLRKGRVVATEQHLVG; encoded by the coding sequence ATGGCCTCGCAGCCCCGTCGCGCCGCAGACGTCGTCGCCGCCGGCGCAGTCGTGTTCCGACCCGGGCGCGAGGTGCTGCTGGTGCACCGGCAGAAGTACGACGACTGGTCCTTCCCCAAGGGCAAGCTCGACCCGCGGGAGCACGCCGCCACCGCGGCCGTGCGCGAGGTCGAGGAGGAGACCGGGCTGCACGTGCGCCTGGGACCCCCGCTGGCGACCCTGCGCTACGCGACCGGCAGCAAGATGAAGACGGTGCACTACTGGCAGGGCCGCGCCGTCGGCGACGACGACGTGTCGTCGTACGAGCCCAACGCCGAGATCGACCGGGTCGCCTGGGTCGACCGCGACGAGGCCGCCGGGCTGCTCACCTACGCCCGCGACCGGGCACTGCTCCAGGACGCCGTGCGTCTGCGCAAGCCGACGACCGCCCTGGTGGTGCTGCGGCACGCGCACGCCCGCTCCCGCAAGGCCTGGCGCGGCGACGACCGGCTGCGGCCGCTGCTGTCCGGCGGACGTGACGAGGCCTTCCGGCTGGTGCCCGTGCTCGCGGCGTACGACGTCGGGCGGGTGGTGTCCTCGGGCTCCACGCGCTGCCTGGAGACCGTGGCGCCCTACGTCGAGACCGTGGGCCTGGAGGTGGAGCGCCGCAAGGAGCTCTCCGAGGAGTGCTCGGACCCCGAGCGCACCGCCCGGGTCGTGCGCGAGGTGGCCGAGCAGTGCGACACCACCCGGAGGGGGACGCTGCTGTGCAGCCACCGCCCGGTGCTGCCGGCGGTCTTCGCCGCGCTCGGCGTCGCGGATCCGCGGCTGGAGCCGGGGGAGATGTTCGTGGTGCACCTGCGCAAGGGGCGCGTGGTCGCCACCGAGCAGCACCTCGTGGGCTGA